From a region of the Geothrix sp. 21YS21S-2 genome:
- a CDS encoding rod-binding protein has translation MSSPILSSTSAPAQDLVAPAIPGGKDAKEAARQFEGLLMANLFKEMRKTVHPSGLFGTSDSARGTYEYLLDQAVVNHAMESGKTWGLSERLESSLKSAKQNR, from the coding sequence GTGAGCTCCCCCATCCTCAGTTCCACGTCCGCCCCGGCCCAGGATCTGGTGGCCCCGGCCATCCCGGGCGGGAAGGACGCGAAGGAGGCGGCAAGGCAGTTCGAGGGCCTGCTGATGGCCAATCTTTTCAAGGAAATGCGCAAGACCGTCCACCCCTCCGGGCTGTTCGGCACCAGCGACTCCGCCCGGGGCACATATGAATATTTGCTTGACCAGGCCGTTGTCAACCACGCCATGGAAAGTGGGAAAACGTGGGGCCTGAGTGAACGCCTGGAGTCCTCCTTAAAGTCTGCCAAGCAAAATAGATGA
- the flgM gene encoding flagellar biosynthesis anti-sigma factor FlgM gives MRVSIKTGAPAASQKVGGGPQPTSAGPVGATVPADAFSVSNGAHFIAVARARLDAIPDVRQEKVEAIRARIDADAYNPDGEAVADGLVREHTPARQEP, from the coding sequence ATGAGGGTTTCAATCAAGACCGGGGCGCCAGCGGCATCCCAGAAGGTGGGGGGCGGACCCCAGCCGACCTCGGCGGGCCCTGTGGGGGCCACCGTTCCGGCGGATGCGTTCAGCGTCTCCAACGGGGCCCATTTCATCGCCGTCGCCCGGGCCCGCCTGGACGCCATCCCCGATGTGCGCCAGGAGAAGGTCGAGGCCATCCGCGCGAGGATCGACGCCGATGCCTACAACCCCGACGGGGAGGCTGTGGCCGACGGCCTGGTGCGGGAGCACACCCCGGCCCGGCAGGAGCCCTGA
- the flgK gene encoding flagellar hook-associated protein FlgK — MPGLTAGLNIGLSGLTAAQNSLDVIGHNIANVNTPGYSRQIAQLATAGSSSFGGLVYGTGVNLQAIQGIRDQLLNLQITVSTAQQSGAQARYQGLQTISSIFTDDGTSGISSQLNAFFTSLQKVSAQPEDASLRTNLVGSAQNLISTLQTKYQSLRDAQTSADQQVATLVPTVNTLTAQIAALNKKLAGEVNPSQDNTSIDQRQDLANQLAKIVGIQTYIDGKGQMNINLDGGVAPLVIGGTAYTMTSIQNNTPPATAPFYNAVEVSLGGTAPFTDVTASITNGEMGAQLDLRDNLIAGYEKQMDELAAGVAYNMNVLQSGGYSLDGVQHNLDFFQNAGGNTNHLPSAIQVPPDAGAQVPANDYKGMVLALSVNAAIVANPSLFAASSTGAVGDNRNVQAMVALQTSASTVDSTGVGPAGAVTGPFSTFITGLVTKVGTDASQWKITSTNVENITTALTTQRDSVSAVDLDTEAANLITYQRGYQASARFVSVISQLTDQLINNLGV; from the coding sequence ATGCCGGGCTTGACCGCAGGACTGAACATCGGCCTCTCGGGCCTCACGGCGGCCCAGAACTCCCTGGACGTCATCGGCCACAACATCGCCAACGTCAACACTCCCGGCTACAGCCGGCAGATCGCGCAGCTGGCCACCGCCGGCTCCTCCAGCTTCGGCGGCCTGGTCTACGGCACCGGCGTCAACCTCCAGGCCATCCAGGGCATCCGCGACCAGCTCCTGAACCTCCAGATCACCGTGAGCACCGCCCAGCAGAGCGGGGCCCAGGCCCGGTACCAGGGACTCCAGACCATCTCGAGCATCTTCACCGACGACGGCACCTCGGGCATCAGCTCCCAGCTCAACGCCTTCTTCACGAGCCTCCAGAAGGTCTCCGCGCAGCCCGAGGACGCCTCCCTGCGCACCAACCTGGTGGGCTCGGCCCAGAACCTGATCAGCACCCTCCAGACCAAGTACCAGTCGCTGCGGGACGCCCAGACCAGCGCGGACCAGCAGGTGGCGACCCTGGTGCCCACCGTCAACACCCTCACCGCCCAGATCGCCGCCCTCAACAAGAAGCTGGCCGGCGAAGTGAACCCCTCCCAGGACAACACCTCCATCGACCAGCGGCAGGACCTCGCCAACCAGCTGGCCAAGATCGTGGGGATCCAGACCTACATCGACGGCAAGGGCCAGATGAACATCAACCTGGACGGCGGCGTGGCGCCCCTGGTGATCGGGGGCACGGCCTACACCATGACCTCGATCCAGAACAACACGCCCCCCGCCACCGCGCCCTTCTACAACGCCGTGGAGGTGAGCCTCGGCGGCACGGCCCCCTTCACCGACGTCACCGCCTCCATCACCAACGGCGAAATGGGCGCCCAGCTGGACCTGAGGGACAACCTCATCGCCGGCTACGAGAAGCAGATGGATGAGCTGGCCGCGGGCGTCGCCTACAACATGAACGTCCTGCAGAGCGGCGGCTACTCCCTGGACGGCGTCCAGCACAACCTGGACTTCTTCCAGAACGCGGGGGGCAACACCAACCACCTGCCGTCGGCCATCCAGGTTCCCCCGGACGCGGGCGCGCAGGTGCCCGCCAACGACTACAAGGGGATGGTCCTGGCCCTCTCGGTGAACGCGGCCATCGTGGCCAACCCCTCCCTCTTCGCCGCCAGCTCCACCGGCGCCGTGGGCGACAACCGGAACGTCCAGGCCATGGTGGCCCTGCAGACCTCGGCCTCCACGGTGGACAGCACCGGCGTGGGTCCCGCGGGCGCCGTCACCGGCCCTTTCAGCACCTTCATCACGGGCCTGGTCACCAAGGTGGGCACCGACGCCTCCCAGTGGAAGATCACCTCCACCAACGTGGAGAACATCACCACGGCCCTCACGACCCAGCGCGACAGCGTCTCCGCCGTGGACCTCGACACCGAGGCCGCGAATCTCATCACCTACCAGCGGGGCTACCAGGCCTCGGCCCGGTTCGTGTCCGTAATCAGCCAGCTCACCGACCAGCTCATCAACAACCTCGGCGTCTAG
- the flgL gene encoding flagellar hook-associated protein FlgL: MTIRTPNPINSSQMLLDLQRSKERYSNYATQLTTGKAIVNVGDDPAGSAAILNFQASIDQNSQFMSQIDAATGFLQNSETVATSVQTQVTRLMELAQSGMNGTQSATSRGAIASEVDGIFTSLVNLANTKVQGKYIFAGTNTTTVPFDSATAPAGSPNSITYNGNNATINFTVGASATSATNIAGDTLFLGGAAPAAYGGNLDLFNATKSLSQALTAGNTAAIQTAYTNLQAISAHLNDSITQLGGLQNGIDNIKTSLADINTNLKAVQDTVEGVDYPSAITGFTRESTAQSATLSVMAKIGSKSLFDYLA, encoded by the coding sequence ATGACCATCCGCACCCCCAACCCCATCAACTCCTCCCAGATGCTTCTGGACCTGCAGCGCTCCAAGGAGCGCTACTCCAACTACGCCACGCAGCTCACCACGGGCAAGGCCATCGTGAACGTCGGGGACGACCCGGCGGGCTCCGCCGCCATCCTGAACTTCCAGGCCTCCATCGACCAGAACAGCCAGTTCATGAGCCAGATCGACGCCGCCACCGGGTTCCTCCAGAACTCGGAGACCGTCGCCACCTCCGTGCAGACCCAGGTCACCCGCCTCATGGAGCTGGCCCAGAGCGGCATGAACGGGACCCAGAGCGCAACCAGCCGCGGCGCCATCGCCTCCGAGGTGGACGGCATCTTCACCAGCCTGGTGAACCTCGCCAACACCAAGGTGCAGGGCAAGTACATCTTCGCCGGCACCAACACGACCACCGTCCCCTTCGATTCCGCCACGGCCCCCGCGGGCTCCCCCAATTCCATCACCTACAACGGCAACAACGCGACCATCAACTTCACCGTCGGGGCCAGCGCCACTTCCGCCACCAACATCGCCGGCGACACCCTCTTCCTGGGCGGCGCCGCGCCCGCCGCCTACGGCGGCAACCTGGACCTCTTCAACGCCACCAAGTCGCTGAGCCAGGCCCTCACCGCCGGCAACACCGCCGCCATCCAGACCGCCTACACCAACCTCCAGGCCATCAGCGCCCACCTCAACGACTCCATCACCCAGCTGGGCGGGCTCCAGAACGGCATCGACAACATCAAGACGAGCCTCGCCGACATCAACACGAACCTGAAGGCCGTGCAGGACACGGTGGAGGGCGTGGACTACCCCAGCGCCATCACCGGGTTCACGAGGGAGAGCACCGCGCAGTCCGCGACCCTGAGCGTCATGGCGAAAATCGGCAGCAAGAGCCTGTTCGACTACCTGGCCTAG
- a CDS encoding IS701 family transposase, protein MVETAESRARFDAYAGLLAKAAGHADRREPMALYCQGLILPGDRKSVEPMAARLDPVHVQARHQSLHHLVAQAGWSDDAVLRVARDYAREAMEIQGPIEAWIVDDTGFPKKGTHSVGVAHQYCGPFGKTSNCQCAVSLSMASRWSSVPVAFRLYLPEAWAKDMERRAEAGVPEAVVFQPKWQIALALIDGQRTDKEPDLPVLADAGYGDIFGFREGLTERHLVYAVGVSKTTTVWANGNGPLPPRKPGGKGHPAKRLRRDDEHQPETVKALAEALPKAAWAKVPWGEGTRGIMESRFAALRVRPAHRDNTRAEMHPEEWLLIEWPESEQEPTKYWFSTLPEATPLRQLVRVTKLRWRIERDYQEMKDELGLDHYEGRGWRGFHHHLSLCAATYAFIVAERSRLSPPTIQSIFGFIHAPPQPAPLPRGHRALPP, encoded by the coding sequence ATGGTTGAGACTGCCGAAAGCCGTGCGCGTTTCGATGCCTACGCCGGATTACTGGCGAAGGCGGCCGGCCATGCCGATCGCCGTGAGCCAATGGCGCTCTATTGCCAGGGTTTGATCCTGCCCGGGGATCGAAAAAGCGTTGAGCCGATGGCAGCGCGGTTGGACCCGGTGCACGTCCAGGCCCGGCACCAATCCTTGCACCACCTGGTGGCTCAAGCGGGTTGGAGTGATGACGCGGTTCTCCGGGTGGCCCGGGACTATGCTCGCGAAGCCATGGAGATCCAGGGGCCGATTGAAGCCTGGATTGTCGATGACACAGGTTTCCCCAAAAAGGGGACGCACTCGGTTGGCGTGGCCCATCAGTATTGCGGGCCATTCGGAAAGACCTCCAATTGCCAATGCGCCGTGAGCTTGTCCATGGCCTCCCGCTGGAGCAGTGTGCCCGTGGCGTTCCGGTTGTATCTTCCGGAGGCCTGGGCCAAGGACATGGAACGCCGTGCCGAGGCCGGTGTTCCCGAGGCGGTTGTCTTTCAGCCCAAATGGCAAATTGCGCTCGCCCTCATTGATGGTCAGCGCACGGACAAGGAACCTGACCTGCCCGTGCTGGCTGATGCGGGCTACGGCGACATTTTCGGTTTCAGGGAAGGGTTGACGGAACGGCACCTCGTCTACGCAGTGGGGGTCAGCAAAACCACGACCGTCTGGGCGAACGGCAATGGGCCGCTGCCCCCCAGAAAACCCGGCGGAAAGGGACATCCGGCCAAGAGACTGAGGAGGGATGATGAGCATCAGCCCGAGACGGTCAAAGCCCTGGCGGAGGCCCTGCCCAAGGCCGCCTGGGCGAAGGTGCCGTGGGGAGAGGGAACCCGGGGCATCATGGAATCCCGGTTCGCGGCGCTGCGCGTTCGTCCCGCTCATCGAGACAACACTCGAGCAGAAATGCACCCGGAGGAGTGGTTGTTGATTGAGTGGCCCGAATCCGAGCAGGAGCCCACCAAGTATTGGTTTTCGACCCTGCCAGAGGCCACGCCACTCCGGCAATTGGTCCGGGTCACGAAACTGCGCTGGCGGATCGAGCGGGACTACCAGGAGATGAAAGACGAACTCGGCCTGGACCACTATGAGGGCCGTGGATGGCGGGGATTCCACCATCACTTGAGTCTATGCGCCGCCACGTATGCCTTCATTGTGGCGGAACGAAGCCGCCTTTCCCCCCCTACGATCCAATCCATCTTTGGCTTCATTCACGCACCACCCCAGCCCGCCCCCCTTCCCAGAGGACACCGCGCCCTTCCGCCCTGA
- a CDS encoding IS701 family transposase has product MVDTAESRARFDAYAGLLAKAAGHADRRKPMALYCQGLILPGDRKSVEPMAARLDPVHVQARHQSLHHLVAQAGWSDDAVLRVARDYAREAMEIQGPIEAWIVDDTGFPKKGTHSVGVAHQYCGPFGKTSNCQCAVSLSMASRWSSVPVAFRLYLPEAWAKDMERRAEAGVPEAVVFQPKWQIALALIDGQRTDKEPDLPVLADAGYGDIFGFREGLTERHLVYAVGVSKTTTVWANGKGPLPPRKPGGKGHPAKRLRRDDEHQPETVKALAEALPKAAWAKVPWGEGTRGIMESRFAALRVRPAHRDNTRAEMHPEEWLLIEWPESEQEPTKYWFSTLPEATPLRQLVRVTKLRWRIERDYQEMKDELGLDHYEGRGWRGFHHHLSLCAATYAFIVAERSRLSPPTIQSIFGFIHAPPQPAPLPRGHRALPP; this is encoded by the coding sequence ATGGTTGACACTGCCGAAAGCCGAGCGCGTTTCGATGCCTACGCCGGATTGCTGGCGAAGGCCGCTGGCCATGCCGATCGCCGTAAGCCAATGGCGCTCTATTGCCAGGGTTTGATCCTGCCTGGGGATCGAAAAAGCGTTGAGCCGATGGCAGCGCGGTTGGACCCGGTGCACGTCCAGGCCCGGCACCAATCCTTGCACCACCTGGTGGCTCAAGCGGGTTGGAGTGATGACGCGGTTCTCCGGGTGGCCCGGGACTACGCTCGCGAAGCCATGGAGATCCAGGGGCCGATTGAAGCCTGGATTGTTGATGACACCGGTTTCCCCAAAAAGGGGACGCACTCAGTTGGCGTGGCCCACCAGTATTGCGGACCATTCGGAAAGACCTCCAACTGCCAATGTGCCGTCAGCCTGTCCATGGCCTCCCGCTGGAGCAGCGTGCCCGTGGCGTTCCGGTTGTATCTTCCGGAGGCCTGGGCCAAGGATATGGAACGCCGGGCCGAGGCCGGTGTTCCCGAGGCGGTTGTCTTTCAGCCCAAATGGCAAATTGCGCTCGCCCTCATTGATGGTCAGCGCACGGACAAGGAACCTGACCTGCCCGTGCTGGCTGATGCGGGCTACGGCGACATTTTCGGTTTCAGGGAAGGGTTGACGGAACGGCACCTCGTCTACGCTGTGGGGGTCAGCAAAACCACGACCGTCTGGGCGAACGGCAAAGGGCCGCTGCCTCCCAGAAAGCCCGGCGGAAAGGGACATCCGGCCAAGAGACTGAGGAGGGATGATGAGCATCAGCCCGAGACGGTCAAAGCCCTGGCGGAGGCCCTGCCCAAGGCCGCCTGGGCGAAGGTGCCGTGGGGAGAGGGAACCCGGGGCATCATGGAATCCCGGTTCGCGGCGCTCCGCGTTCGTCCCGCTCATCGAGACAACACCCGAGCGGAAATGCACCCGGAGGAGTGGTTGTTGATTGAGTGGCCCGAATCCGAGCAGGAGCCCACCAAGTATTGGTTTTCGACCCTGCCTGAGGCCACGCCACTCCGGCAATTGGTCCGGGTCACTAAACTGCGCTGGCGGATCGAGCGGGACTACCAGGAAATGAAAGACGAACTCGGCCTGGACCACTATGAGGGCCGTGGATGGAGGGGATTCCACCATCATTTGAGTCTATGCGCCGCCACGTATGCCTTCATTGTGGCGGAACGAAGCCGCCTTTCCCCCCCTACGATCCAATCCATCTTTGGCTTCATTCACGCACCACCCCAGCCCGCCCCCCTTCCCAGAGGACACCGCGCCCTTCCGCCCTGA
- the trmFO gene encoding methylenetetrahydrofolate--tRNA-(uracil(54)-C(5))-methyltransferase (FADH(2)-oxidizing) TrmFO: protein MEFDVIGAGLAGAEAAWQLASHGHVVNLKEMRPEAQTPAHQTDQAAEMVCSNSFKSDDPNSATGILKAELERLDSLILRCARETRVPAGNSLAVDRLAFSTAVTSALRTHPLIRWTTETVARPDPDRPTLLATGPLTADPLAEWLATAVGSGRLYFYDAIAPIVDRDSIDLSVVFAASRYGKGGSDFYNCPLDQEAYERFLDALLAAPRAPLHDFDTPYFEACLPIEVMADRGRETLRHGPMKPVGLDDPRTGRYPYAVVQLRQDDLAGDHFNLVGFQTRLTWGAQQEVFRLIPGLEGAEFARLGSIHRNTYVNAPRVLDAQLRVKALPGLWIAGQVSGVEGYLESAAGGLAASLFMRQHALGVEPAPLPRATMLGSLLHYLAHASPKDFCPTNAMIGLLPEIPDGILDHRMLKRAGGLRGLKQAKGAYHRERALAALEAHIAEAKL from the coding sequence ATGGAATTCGATGTGATCGGGGCGGGGTTGGCGGGGGCGGAAGCCGCATGGCAGCTGGCCAGCCATGGACATGTAGTGAATCTAAAGGAGATGCGTCCTGAGGCGCAGACCCCTGCCCACCAAACGGACCAGGCGGCGGAGATGGTGTGCTCCAACTCCTTCAAGAGCGACGACCCCAACAGCGCCACCGGGATCCTCAAGGCCGAGCTGGAGCGCTTGGACTCCCTCATCCTGAGGTGCGCCAGGGAGACCCGGGTTCCCGCGGGGAATTCGCTCGCCGTGGACCGCCTGGCCTTCTCGACGGCCGTCACGTCCGCGCTGCGGACCCATCCGCTCATCCGGTGGACCACGGAGACGGTGGCCCGGCCCGATCCGGACCGCCCCACCCTGCTGGCCACGGGCCCCCTCACGGCCGATCCCCTCGCGGAGTGGCTGGCCACGGCGGTGGGCTCGGGACGCCTCTACTTCTACGACGCCATCGCACCCATCGTGGACCGGGACTCCATCGACCTGTCCGTGGTCTTCGCCGCCTCCCGCTACGGCAAGGGCGGCAGCGACTTCTACAACTGCCCCCTGGACCAGGAGGCCTACGAGCGCTTCCTGGACGCGCTGCTGGCGGCGCCCCGCGCTCCCCTCCACGACTTCGACACGCCCTACTTCGAGGCCTGCCTGCCCATCGAGGTGATGGCGGACCGCGGGCGCGAGACGCTCCGCCACGGGCCCATGAAGCCCGTGGGCCTGGACGACCCGCGCACGGGGCGCTACCCCTACGCAGTGGTGCAGCTCCGCCAGGACGACCTGGCCGGGGACCACTTCAATCTCGTGGGCTTCCAGACGCGGCTCACCTGGGGCGCGCAGCAGGAGGTGTTCCGGCTCATCCCGGGCCTCGAGGGCGCCGAGTTCGCGCGCCTGGGGAGCATCCACCGCAACACCTACGTCAACGCCCCGCGCGTGCTGGACGCGCAGCTGCGCGTGAAGGCCCTGCCAGGACTCTGGATCGCGGGGCAGGTCAGCGGGGTGGAGGGCTACCTGGAGTCGGCCGCGGGCGGACTCGCGGCGTCGCTCTTCATGCGCCAGCACGCGCTGGGCGTCGAGCCCGCGCCCCTCCCGAGGGCGACGATGCTGGGGTCGCTGCTGCACTACCTGGCCCACGCCTCGCCCAAGGACTTCTGCCCCACCAATGCCATGATCGGGCTGCTCCCCGAGATCCCCGACGGGATCCTGGACCACAGGATGCTGAAAAGGGCCGGCGGACTTCGCGGCCTCAAGCAGGCCAAGGGGGCTTATCATCGTGAGCGGGCCCTGGCGGCGCTGGAGGCCCATATCGCGGAGGCGAAGCTGTGA
- a CDS encoding class I SAM-dependent methyltransferase → MHWFERDFDHPHYFEIYRDKTLEAAQEGPGLARLLDLAPGARVLDLPCGWGRLRPALEACGYQVVGGDLSAMNLRRHATEFPGHLVRLDFRDLPFRDGCADGVLCAYTSWGYFASDEENQRQLDEFARVLKPGGTLLLDLAGRDFFIRALATLDQEWYEVEGLYQERVRLSSDGRRFLTDRIMRGTRFQHDIWIPTDPEVRAALAAAGLEIDQTFGNVQGAPWLPYAERWIYRALKPIQ, encoded by the coding sequence TTGCATTGGTTCGAGAGGGATTTTGACCATCCGCACTACTTCGAAATCTACCGGGACAAGACCCTGGAGGCCGCCCAGGAGGGTCCAGGACTGGCCCGGCTCCTGGACCTGGCTCCCGGAGCGCGGGTGCTGGACCTGCCCTGCGGCTGGGGCCGCCTGAGGCCTGCGCTGGAGGCCTGCGGCTACCAGGTGGTGGGCGGGGATCTCAGCGCCATGAACCTCCGCCGCCACGCCACCGAGTTCCCGGGCCACCTGGTGCGCCTGGACTTCCGCGACCTGCCCTTCCGTGACGGGTGCGCCGACGGCGTGCTCTGCGCCTACACCAGCTGGGGCTACTTCGCGAGCGACGAGGAGAACCAGCGCCAGCTGGACGAATTCGCCCGGGTCCTGAAGCCGGGTGGAACCCTGCTCCTGGACCTGGCCGGCAGGGACTTCTTCATCCGGGCCCTGGCGACCCTCGACCAGGAATGGTACGAGGTGGAAGGCCTCTACCAGGAGCGGGTGCGGCTCAGCTCCGACGGCCGGCGCTTCCTCACGGACCGGATCATGCGTGGAACCCGCTTCCAGCACGACATCTGGATCCCCACGGACCCCGAAGTGCGGGCCGCCCTGGCGGCGGCCGGCCTGGAAATCGACCAGACTTTCGGAAATGTCCAGGGCGCCCCCTGGCTCCCCTATGCCGAGCGCTGGATCTACCGGGCCCTTAAGCCGATCCAATAA
- the hutI gene encoding imidazolonepropionase has protein sequence MATSTVITNLKGAVTPDPARPWAVDFIEDAAIAASGGKVRWIGPRADLPLDFRGARAVDGRGCWASPGFVDPHTHLLFGGDRSHEFNRRLHGVTYAQLAAEGGGIRETVRATRAATVPELVALGEERLRSYRRKGVLHLEAKTGYGLELETESRLLEAYAELRARGWSLDVTLMPAHDLPQEFAGDPDRYIAEVAGTWQPELVRRHPGVASHCDVFVEKGVFDAEQGRAILESGRRLGLRPRIHADEFCSTGGAELSAAVGAASADHLMFASDTGIRAMAQAGVVPTLLPATTLFLGMRDYAPARKMIAEGCRVALASDFNPGSCACIDPLLVLRLGCLQLRLTFEEAFTAMTLHAARSLDRGDLGHLHPGASARVLLWDVKHPLDLVYWMGEGFLPGIVEPA, from the coding sequence ATGGCCACGAGCACCGTCATCACCAACCTGAAGGGGGCCGTTACCCCCGATCCCGCGCGCCCCTGGGCGGTGGATTTCATCGAGGACGCGGCCATCGCCGCGAGCGGCGGAAAGGTCCGGTGGATCGGCCCGCGCGCGGACCTGCCCCTGGACTTCCGCGGCGCCCGGGCCGTCGACGGCCGCGGGTGCTGGGCCTCCCCGGGCTTCGTGGACCCGCACACCCACCTGCTCTTCGGCGGGGACCGCAGCCACGAGTTCAACCGCCGCCTTCACGGCGTCACCTACGCCCAGCTCGCCGCCGAGGGCGGAGGCATCCGCGAGACCGTGCGCGCGACGCGCGCCGCCACGGTCCCCGAGCTGGTGGCCCTGGGCGAGGAACGCCTGCGCTCCTACCGCCGCAAGGGCGTGCTGCACCTCGAGGCCAAGACCGGGTACGGCCTGGAGCTGGAGACGGAGAGCCGGCTCCTGGAGGCCTACGCGGAGCTGCGGGCCCGGGGGTGGAGCCTCGACGTCACGCTCATGCCCGCCCACGACCTGCCCCAGGAATTCGCCGGCGATCCGGACCGCTACATCGCGGAAGTGGCCGGAACGTGGCAGCCCGAGCTGGTCCGGCGCCACCCCGGCGTGGCCTCGCACTGCGACGTGTTCGTGGAAAAGGGCGTGTTCGACGCGGAGCAGGGCCGCGCCATCCTGGAGTCCGGACGGCGCCTGGGCCTGAGGCCCCGCATCCACGCCGACGAGTTCTGCTCCACCGGCGGGGCCGAGCTGAGCGCCGCCGTGGGAGCCGCCAGCGCGGACCACCTGATGTTCGCGTCGGACACGGGCATCCGCGCCATGGCCCAGGCCGGCGTCGTGCCGACCCTCCTGCCCGCCACCACCCTGTTCCTGGGCATGAGGGACTATGCCCCCGCCCGGAAGATGATCGCCGAAGGCTGCCGCGTCGCCCTCGCCTCGGACTTCAACCCCGGCTCCTGCGCCTGCATCGATCCCCTCCTGGTGCTGCGCCTGGGCTGCCTGCAGCTGCGCCTGACCTTCGAGGAGGCCTTCACCGCCATGACCCTCCACGCGGCCCGCAGCCTGGACCGCGGCGACCTGGGCCACCTCCACCCCGGCGCCAGCGCCCGGGTGCTCCTGTGGGACGTCAAGCACCCCCTGGACCTGGTCTACTGGATGGGCGAAGGCTTCCTTCCGGGGATCGTGGAGCCGGCCTGA
- the dtd gene encoding D-aminoacyl-tRNA deacylase codes for MRAVIQRVKRAEVRSGDQVAAIGPGLLVLAGLTKDDTEEQCRWVAAKITALRIFEDAEGRMNLSLQETGGEILVISQFTLAGSLERGRRPSFDGAMAPGPARDLFGIFAGLLEAGWPRVKRGFFQEHMEVELVNDGPATFILER; via the coding sequence ATGCGGGCGGTGATCCAGCGGGTGAAGCGAGCGGAAGTTCGATCCGGGGACCAGGTGGCGGCCATCGGCCCCGGCCTCCTGGTGCTGGCCGGCCTGACCAAGGACGACACGGAAGAGCAGTGCCGCTGGGTCGCAGCCAAGATAACCGCCCTGAGGATCTTCGAGGATGCCGAAGGCCGGATGAATCTTTCACTCCAGGAAACGGGCGGGGAAATCCTGGTGATCTCCCAGTTCACGCTGGCAGGGAGCCTGGAGCGGGGCCGGCGGCCCTCCTTCGACGGGGCCATGGCCCCCGGCCCGGCCCGGGACCTGTTCGGCATCTTCGCGGGCCTCCTGGAGGCCGGATGGCCGCGGGTGAAGCGCGGGTTCTTCCAGGAGCACATGGAGGTGGAGCTGGTGAACGACGGCCCGGCGACCTTCATCCTCGAGCGCTGA